The Cryptomeria japonica chromosome 6, Sugi_1.0, whole genome shotgun sequence genomic interval GGTTTATTTGTAGTTTTGATTGTTCCAAATTGtagagatttctttcattctttgcaactaggagcaaaacccttgcaaataGGGTTTacgagcaagaaatggctctaacctagccATTCTATGATGGAACctgttgaaatcactaagaattcTAGGTTAGGGTATGTACATATCTTAGGAATAGTGTGTGTGATATTGCtggtccaggaggaggagaaacaatgaagccctaggctcaccgctaggagtaggtgagttaggacaacaagaaaattGTGATTTGTGAGCACAAGAAGATTGGTGTAGGTCAAAGTGGAatatgaatggaaatccctctaaTTCCTCTTGAAGGTTCCAAATTTTTTTGGAGTGGGAGATTTTATTGGTGAAGAGTTCTAGACCCATCTTGCTAATTCACTagctaggcctaaaacccttcaaattaGTGCAGCAtgggaaaccccacttgtacggataacccagatACAGTTTTCTAGTattgtctgtaacttccaaaagggtactcaaatccatgatttatttctagttTTTTTTGGACTTTCTCAAATTAAACCCCTAAAACCGCCTAGGgaaggctaatgcaattaggcctaattaggtgttggtagagacctagaagggttaagaaGCCAGGGTGATGGATTTGGTGAGGCTTAAacctcaaaaaaaattgaagacaCCTTTTTGATGCATTGAGAAACCATAGGAAGAGATTGTGTcttaagatccttgcaggagtggttggagtccaagagaggagtgtgtgagtaactgaggtggcaacctcaagtggaggagttgattgacCAGAATGCATTGGATATAACTAGGAGGCAATTCAAGAAGGTTCAAACCTTGGATGTTTCATTATTATAACCCCttccaagtgccataggaaggacttgagtagttgaagggttgagtaggataAATCACTCAAGGAGGTGTATCAAACAAGGCTTCAAGACTCTTTGCATCAAAGAGACCTCGTTAGAGATGGTAGGATTATGCAAAGAAAGTGGTAGGAGGAAACCAGGACCCATCCCTCACAACTCACATTACCAATAGAAACCTTGGCTATGTCATCATCAATGACTCCCCTTGGAAACCAAGCCAAAGACACCCTTTCGCAAAAACTCCAACCACGGAGAAACCAAAATGAAGAGAGTAGCCCAACATCCAATTGAAGCCCAAGAAAAGTGAAaccgtcatcatcatcttcattcaCTTTATCTTGTCCATTGGCAGACTCCCCTGAAACCCCGACTCCTATCTCACCTCTCGCTCGCCCCATttcaaaaatcaatcattttttataTACCATTACTCTTGTTAGTGAGAATTATTAATAGCCATAGTTGCACCAAGATATTAAGGATATTTTGCAAACATGTAGAGTATGCTAAATGGTAAAAGGATTAAGCTAGAATAATAGGTTATATCACCATGGACTTTGTTCTTTCTTGTCAAAGACATATAGAAGACATGATtcaatatttgtggtagtggataggttttaaaagatggcacatttcattccatgtaagaagACTAGGTATGGTGTTCACATTACAAAATTAATTTTTAGAGAAGTAGTTAGACTACATGGTCTACCTAAGAGTAAAGTTTCAGATATTTGGAGAACATTATGGAAGAAACTAATGGCTAATTTGAAGTTTAGCTCTACACACCATCCAAAGACTGATGACTAGTTAGAGGTGGTGAATAGGATTTTAGGGAACCTACTAAGACGCTTAGTAGGAGATAAGACAAAGGGATAGGATTTGATTCTAACAATGATTCTATTAACAAGGGTACTATTAAATCCTCATTTCAAATTGCATATGGGAGTAGTGTAAGGAATGCTTCTTCATATTGAGAAATATTAACAGAAGAGAAAAGAGCAATGCAAATatttttatattatgagatcattTGAAGGACTTGCATGTTCAAAGGTAATAAATCATATTAATAAGATGAATTATTAGTACAAGGCTAAAGTAGATAAAAAGTTCAACAATTTAAGAAATTTCAAGTTGGAGATGAAATCATGGTTCACTTAAGCAAGGAAATGTTTCCTATGGCAATGCACAAGAagttaaaaatgaaaaaatatcgaTTATGCATTTTCTTCAAGAAGCATGATTTATGAAATACTTATGAGGTAGAGTAGTCGAGTGGAATAAGCATATCTCCTATGTTCAACATTGCTGATTTGACAATGTATCATGAAGGAGGCATGGAATATGGACTAGTAAAAGAACGATGGAATATATCATCTACTTGagagaaggaagagatagatgacatcttggatggttgtgagaaaaaaaAGTACAAGAAATAACCAGTATGAAGGATACTTGGCACATTGGAAATGAAGGCCTATTAAGTTTCATCATGACCACCCAAGGTAAAGGTTGGTCGCCATCTTTGTTTTTCTCAAAAACACATAAGATGTGACAAGGTCACCTCCCAAATTACCCTACATAGTTAATGTAGGAGCATCCAAGGTATAAGAGAAATCTTGCATCGCCCAAAAAAAATCTCTTTTTATTTCTATTTTGGTTTGGTACATAAGGGCTAAAAATAAAAAGTTTTTATTTTAAGTAAATTTGCATATGAATGATTTGTGACAAAATAATTCACAAAACtcatgattggtaaattgcacatTTTGGGTGAGTTTTGAGTCGAGATTAGTTTTGGAATGGTAGATATTGATCATTTAAGTTTTTGGTATCTTAATATTTTTTGAGATGAGATTTGAgaccttaaacaaaattttctaggCTTGAAACACACAAATTTTGGGCATTGTAGAGCACTCTAGTACttcaatttaaaaaaagaaaggaCTCAATCAAGCAACAAGCTTAGATCAAAAGCTATGGCTCCTAGTAATTGCACTAAAATGGGAAAATTTTCAAGGGTAGGAAAAAGGAACTGTTGGATCCATTTGACACCCAAATGGGAGGAACAATTTGGTGACATGCAAAAAATTCTTATTAATTTGTCACAAATGGAAAAAAAACTCATTAAAGGTACGAAAAATTGGTGAAGTTTTTTTTAGTATAATGTTAGGTGTTGTTGTTTCTAGTGGCAATTATTTTAATTTCTATACTTGCATGTCTAATTTTCCTACATATATTGCAACCATTATTATTGTAACAGAGATCTTATGATTCCAATAGTTGTATTGCAAGTTTTGTACTTAttctaataaattataataaaagttGCATACCCCTTTGTCTTGaagtttatgttgtttatgtatgATTATATTTTAAGAGCGAGTATCCCTCATCAAAAATAGTTGATATATTACTAAGAGGTCATCTTTTGATAACTAATATACCGATTCTTAGAGCATCAACAATTGATAAAAGTACAAACCTTTTtcattctttatggatttcttctCCCTCCATTACAATTTAGGAAATTTGGTTACCATACCAAGGAGAGGAATGGAGAGAGCAAGGGCGGTGGAAATTTTCAACTTGTAGAAGGTAGGAAAAGATAACAATGTCGGAAGCAGTGGAGCTCATGTGGAGGGGGCCACAGGTGATGCAAAGGAGAAGGAATCAATGGATGGTAGTGGCTTTGAGGTCTGGGATGTAGGTACACTGCAAGTCCCGATAAGTGATAAGTATTCTCACTATGACAGATCTTTCGATCCACATGTTGTGGAGGGTCCCAAGGAATCATCAAAGAAACTGCAGGCATCCTCTTCTCTGGATTGTAATAGGAAATGGTCGGCTTTGTTTGGGTCTCATCTTAAAGGTAAGTCGATCTCCCCTGTTTCCACCGTGTGGATCCAACATCTGGCATTTTTTCTATTTCTATTCCAGACTGTATAGTGGATTAAAATATGGCGAACCTAGCTTTGGTTTTGATTGGTAAGTTTGTGGGGCTGCGCCCAAATATTGAATCTGTTTGTGTGTGGGTTTCTGGGAAGTGGAAAGGGAAAGGTCAGATTGAAGTTGTTGTTGTGGCTAatggttttttctctttctcatttgTGTGTGATGAGGacttgagatctatcttggtggGAGGTCCCTGGATTCTGGGAAAAACCTCCTTAGATCTTAAGAAATGGGAACCCGGTTTCAATCCTAAGGATTGGGAATGCAATGAGGCCCCTATTTGGGTTCGTCCTCCTGGTCTCCCCTTAGATTATCAGGATGAAGATATCTTTGTTGGATTGGCTACGTGTTTTGGTGAACTTCTATCTGTGGATTTGATGACGACAGCCAAAAGAAGGCTGGTCTATGCTCACATATGTGTTAACATCAAGCAATCTACTGATCTCTCTCTTGAGATTTCTTTCAATTTGAATCTAGGAAAATGGGTCCAGAAACTGGAATATGAAACCATCCCTTTTGCTTGTTTTCACTATAAAAAAGTTGGTTACTGGGCTAGATATTTCCCAAAGAAACCCCAACCAAAGAAGGTGAGGAAGAAAGTGTCTTCTCCGACGGACGCCCATGTTTCTCCCCAAATGGATCCTGTACCCTCAAGGGTAGACACACCCCCTGATATGGTGGATAACAATATGAATCAGGCCCAGATGGAGGATTCTTCAGCTTTGCAGACATCTTTGGAGGTTCATGCTACGCCTAACCCAGATAGGGTTGCCAAGGTGGCTCCCTTAGGATCAAAGACCATTGTAGTACCAGATATGGTTCATGTAGACCCTCAACTTGATACTCAAATCAAGGGTGTGTGTCCTGGCCTGGATAATGCCACTAGATCCAACAATGAGAACCaatccattcatctacttattgatGTTAGTAATACACTAGAGATTCTAAAATCACAGAATTAAGGTGGGCGATCGGGGAAGGATTCCCCTAGTCTTAGTTCGGAGGACTTTAATCCTTTTATTGCAGTGAAATCCAGAAGCCAAAGATACAGTTACCCCTTGCCTGTTAGAAATGGTCAAACTCCTGGACCTACCAGTCAAAACTAGGAATAGACAGAGAATGGATTATGGATCAGAACCAAGAGGGGTGGGAAGAACAACATACAGTTTTAATAGGGAGAAACATAGTAAAGCTGTGATTGCAGATGGAGCTCAGAGAACTCTTCAGGATGTGGGGATTGGATCCCCCTCCCCTGCTAAATGAAGTTAATCTCCTAGAATATAAGGGGGCTTAGCCACCCCCATGAACATGATCTCCTATCTAATTTGGTGTGAGATCATAAACCTGATATCTCTCTTGTCCAGGAAACAAAAATGCTTTCTTGTAGAGTGGAGAAAATTAAGTTAACCGTGTTCAAGGATTGTGGTGTGCATTACTCTGATGTTGATGGTGCATTGGGTGGTATTGCTTCCTTCTAGAACCCAAGGCTTATCCAAGGTATGGCTATTTTGACTAGGTCTAATCATATTGCCACTAGATTTACGAGTTAAAAGATGGTTCATCTTGGGTCATCTCCAATATTTATGCTCCAAATAGTAGAAATGCCAGAAAATCCCTCTGGAACTCTCTGATTAATGTTAGACAATCGCTCCCCAAGGAGAGGTGGATATTGTTGAGGGACTTTAATACTCCTTTGTTTAATTCTAAGAAATTGGGAGGTGCCCCGATCTATAAGGATAGTAAGTAGGATTTAGCTGATATGATTAACTCTTTGGTTTTATTGGATTTGGACCTAACTGGT includes:
- the LOC131036411 gene encoding uncharacterized protein LOC131036411, translating into MANLALVLIGKFVGLRPNIESVCVWVSGKWKGKGQIEVVVVANGFFSFSFVCDEDLRSILVGGPWILGKTSLDLKKWEPGFNPKDWECNEAPIWVRPPGLPLDYQDEDIFVGLATCFGELLSVDLMTTAKRRLVYAHICVNIKQSTDLSLEISFNLNLGKWVQKLEYETIPFACFHYKKVGYWARYFPKKPQPKKVRKKVSSPTDAHVSPQMDPVPSRVDTPPDMVDNNMNQAQMEDSSALQTSLEVHATPNPDRVAKVAPLGSKTIVVPDMVHVDPQLDTQIKGVCPGLDNATRSNNENQSIHLLIDVSNTLEILKSQN